A part of Prevotella melaninogenica genomic DNA contains:
- a CDS encoding serpin family protein, whose product MAKRLLYISLLLLFVSCAQSNKQSNKVSQSLETAAKETEPNYQLSKEETNFVSNSNTFSLKLFQLLSNKKSKGSVTFSPMAVIYSLNMLNNGANGKSQEVISKALGYSTKDLQTINALDRKMLIGQRKENANAKDDPQGYMITANFLTLHEQTKVLPDFQEVLEHFYFTNIINAANTPQGKEKANKLCKTITKGQIQTLPVKFTGLRAAQLINAVTLKATWTSPFDKNETKPMPFYTEDGKTRQIDMMKNFDSKKVYQGYTGKDYQVLRMPLENGFLMYAILPLKKNKLQDIIRTLTVKELQKISQSTKVYDYIDILFPRFNTSLNIPMKQLYGKMGLGSLFSSEADFSKMSSQPLVIDDVFQQISLNINENGVSAKAVQVTQIDALSAIVKPTEFTFKADHPFLYYILDKYNNICFMGQYMGN is encoded by the coding sequence ATGGCTAAAAGACTTTTATACATTTCATTATTACTTTTATTTGTTAGTTGCGCCCAATCTAATAAACAGTCTAACAAAGTTTCTCAAAGTCTTGAAACAGCAGCTAAAGAGACTGAGCCTAACTATCAGCTATCTAAAGAAGAAACAAATTTCGTTTCAAATTCAAACACTTTCAGTCTGAAGCTGTTCCAACTTTTATCCAATAAGAAAAGTAAGGGGAGCGTAACCTTTTCACCGATGGCAGTGATTTATTCGCTGAACATGCTTAACAATGGTGCTAATGGAAAGTCGCAGGAAGTCATTTCAAAAGCTCTTGGCTACTCAACGAAAGACCTTCAGACAATTAATGCGCTTGACAGAAAGATGCTTATTGGTCAGAGAAAGGAAAATGCCAACGCAAAAGATGATCCTCAAGGATATATGATTACAGCTAATTTCCTGACACTTCACGAACAAACGAAGGTTTTACCCGATTTCCAAGAAGTCTTAGAACACTTTTATTTTACCAATATAATCAACGCTGCCAACACTCCCCAAGGCAAAGAAAAAGCTAACAAACTCTGCAAAACAATAACTAAAGGGCAGATTCAGACCTTACCAGTTAAATTTACAGGCTTACGAGCTGCACAACTTATTAATGCCGTAACGCTGAAAGCTACTTGGACTTCACCTTTCGACAAGAATGAAACTAAGCCGATGCCATTCTATACAGAGGATGGTAAAACCAGGCAGATTGATATGATGAAGAACTTTGATTCTAAGAAAGTATATCAGGGATATACGGGAAAAGATTATCAAGTGCTACGTATGCCTTTAGAGAATGGTTTTCTGATGTATGCTATCCTTCCTCTGAAGAAGAATAAATTGCAAGATATCATCCGCACATTAACGGTCAAAGAGCTACAAAAAATATCTCAGAGCACAAAAGTATATGATTATATAGACATCCTTTTTCCACGCTTTAACACTTCATTAAATATCCCTATGAAGCAGCTATATGGGAAAATGGGGTTAGGTAGCCTTTTCTCTTCTGAAGCAGATTTCAGTAAAATGAGTTCTCAACCATTGGTTATTGACGATGTATTCCAGCAGATAAGCTTGAATATTAATGAAAATGGAGTCAGTGCAAAAGCTGTTCAAGTGACACAAATCGATGCATTATCAGCAATAGTGAAGCCTACGGAGTTCACTTTCAAAGCTGACCATCCTTTCCTTTATTACATCCTTGATAAATACAACAACATCTGTTTCATGGGACAATATATGGGTAACTAA
- a CDS encoding RagB/SusD family nutrient uptake outer membrane protein — MKTKIYLLLFTAAAFLFSSCNDYLDKSPDSELDVEIDSEDKIAELLTGAYPEASYIPFLEPRTDNVAERVNGIHSRLNEAMYFWEDYDQEDLDTPLNYWNACYKGIAQANKALELLSHYPKTERVKALYGEAFLLRAYLHFMLVNIWSEPYGGKSTDMGIPYITKPEKHALVNYERGTVSEVYDQIEKDLKLGISLVSDKFYKHPKFHFNKRAAYAFASRFYLMKGDWKTVVAYADYVLGGDPKQMLRPWRQYANTYEFNHNNLFRRYNATDEPANLLMTTTESRLARTIPTEKYGPTITTVDKVFAQTGIEGARDYEKMNFIGTYIFTASPAPVTTGRYLSKFDELSNVESTGSKPRGLFVTNILFTVDEVLLNRMEAYAMLKEYNRAIDDYLQYMQGKFGFFPSIERSVYTSTNSQNYNIYTPFYGLTLKQLAMIKLFLDFRRKEFYQEGLRWFDIRRFHLAVKRSSKSSYYFPLEKDDPRKVLQIPAEAIQRGLAPNPRERNEPIR; from the coding sequence ATGAAGACAAAGATATATTTATTACTGTTTACAGCAGCTGCTTTTCTGTTCAGCAGCTGTAACGATTACCTTGACAAGAGTCCTGATTCAGAACTTGATGTCGAGATTGACTCCGAAGATAAGATAGCAGAACTACTTACGGGTGCTTACCCTGAAGCAAGCTATATTCCTTTCCTCGAACCACGAACAGACAACGTGGCTGAACGTGTTAACGGTATTCACTCACGTCTGAATGAGGCAATGTATTTCTGGGAGGACTACGACCAGGAAGACCTTGACACTCCGTTGAACTATTGGAACGCTTGCTATAAAGGTATTGCACAGGCAAATAAGGCACTTGAGTTGCTCAGTCATTATCCTAAGACTGAGCGCGTGAAGGCTCTATATGGCGAAGCATTCCTCCTTAGAGCCTATCTCCATTTTATGTTGGTTAATATTTGGTCTGAACCTTATGGTGGGAAATCTACCGACATGGGTATTCCTTATATCACAAAACCAGAGAAGCATGCCCTTGTTAACTATGAGCGTGGAACGGTGAGTGAAGTATATGACCAGATTGAAAAGGACTTGAAGCTAGGTATTTCTTTGGTATCAGACAAATTCTACAAGCACCCTAAGTTCCATTTCAATAAGCGTGCAGCTTATGCCTTTGCGTCTCGTTTCTACTTGATGAAAGGTGATTGGAAGACGGTTGTTGCCTATGCTGATTATGTCTTGGGCGGTGATCCGAAGCAGATGTTACGTCCTTGGAGGCAGTATGCTAATACATACGAGTTTAATCACAATAACCTTTTCCGCCGATATAATGCAACTGATGAACCTGCCAATCTGTTGATGACTACAACAGAGTCACGTCTGGCACGCACAATACCAACAGAAAAGTATGGTCCTACAATTACAACCGTTGACAAGGTATTTGCACAGACAGGTATAGAAGGTGCACGTGATTATGAAAAAATGAACTTCATCGGCACATACATCTTCACTGCTTCACCAGCACCAGTAACAACTGGTCGCTATCTCTCTAAATTTGATGAACTATCAAACGTAGAGAGTACAGGGTCTAAACCACGTGGTCTTTTTGTAACCAATATTCTCTTTACCGTTGATGAAGTCCTCTTAAACCGTATGGAGGCTTATGCTATGCTCAAAGAATACAACCGTGCTATTGATGACTATCTGCAGTATATGCAAGGCAAGTTTGGTTTCTTCCCTTCTATAGAACGCTCTGTCTATACCTCTACCAACAGCCAAAACTATAACATTTACACACCATTCTATGGTCTGACACTGAAACAGCTGGCAATGATAAAACTCTTCCTCGACTTCCGTCGCAAGGAGTTCTATCAAGAAGGCTTACGTTGGTTTGATATCCGTCGCTTCCATCTGGCTGTGAAACGTTCATCCAAGAGTTCCTATTACTTCCCTTTGGAGAAAGACGATCCACGTAAGGTATTACAGATACCAGCAGAAGCTATTCAGCGTGGTCTTGCCCCTAATCCAAGAGAACGTAATGAACCGATTAGATAA
- a CDS encoding putative zinc-binding metallopeptidase: MKKIFLVFLTTLILVGCGDEKLNERSVVNDGKKQIESTELDKWILDNITKPYGIEVVYRWEKNAGATGTFIYPPKIEKVRAVLEAVKEIGLETYELEGVGGKGFLRGRAPIRLYLYGGGNPDENGVERLYNHRLTAAEMCLYHVNSFEPNDSDKVYVLMRSVHHQLAKRLMQLIPYDRDKFFNISGHRYTGSTEQISAPLSYARTGKEKFGLDGYANKRGFYTMLSFLSAEDDFAEIISATLTSKPKELADAALTAQTPDTDIDPEVSQRYAKEAEQAYKEFIEKQTFVNEYIQKSWQINLKQMQDISVRRLYSYIKQH; this comes from the coding sequence ATGAAAAAGATATTTTTAGTCTTCCTCACAACACTCATCCTCGTAGGGTGTGGCGACGAAAAGCTGAACGAGAGAAGTGTGGTCAATGATGGTAAAAAACAGATAGAGAGCACTGAACTCGACAAATGGATTCTCGATAATATCACAAAACCCTATGGTATTGAAGTTGTCTACCGCTGGGAGAAAAATGCAGGTGCAACGGGAACATTTATCTATCCACCAAAGATAGAGAAAGTGCGTGCTGTACTTGAAGCAGTAAAAGAAATAGGATTGGAGACTTACGAGCTTGAGGGTGTTGGTGGTAAGGGCTTCCTACGAGGACGTGCTCCGATAAGACTCTACCTCTATGGCGGTGGTAATCCAGATGAAAATGGTGTGGAACGACTCTATAACCACCGACTGACAGCAGCAGAGATGTGTCTATATCACGTCAACAGCTTTGAGCCAAACGATTCAGATAAGGTTTATGTCCTTATGCGAAGCGTACATCATCAATTGGCTAAGCGTCTCATGCAGTTGATTCCCTATGACCGTGATAAGTTTTTCAACATTAGTGGTCATCGTTATACAGGTTCTACTGAGCAAATATCAGCACCTTTGAGCTATGCCCGTACTGGTAAGGAGAAGTTCGGACTTGATGGTTATGCTAACAAGCGTGGCTTCTATACAATGCTCTCTTTCCTTTCTGCTGAAGACGATTTTGCTGAAATCATTAGTGCTACACTGACTTCAAAACCAAAAGAATTGGCAGATGCAGCCCTTACAGCTCAAACTCCTGATACGGATATAGATCCAGAAGTATCACAACGTTATGCCAAGGAGGCTGAACAGGCCTATAAGGAGTTTATAGAGAAGCAGACCTTTGTCAACGAATATATACAGAAGTCTTGGCAGATTAATCTCAAGCAGATGCAGGATATCTCTGTCCGCAGACTATACTCTTACATAAAACAGCATTAA
- a CDS encoding DUF4856 domain-containing protein, whose product MKQKTFIYSLLLLLVSVLSSCSQWEGETVESAYREPQIPDPSYQFKRNGSSSVDYLECSLLRDPLDYIYSSYLRPANIMYEGTMTRVKGYFNNGEFGLKPQEELATSSLHKANRERILNDVEEIFEVTGKLSGLGQSSPGTYRNHKAVMGEGGYVGIHIGDVNIAFANEKGLVVAEMFNGIIWGGIYLDKILNVHLNDSLYKDSRLRTEHERTALLPGRNYTELEHHWDLAYGYYQYWLPYVQGSGLPLLRESRIKLYNAFARGRLALTEYRYDEVLQQLQVIRAELSKVAAVRAMNLLVSDITVGNLDEDINNALVFLSQACGAVYGLQFTVQESGKPHLSYEQVKAYINELTTGNGLWEKQRLLGDETMTGSLKYVAAQIGKTYGLTLNDVKRSY is encoded by the coding sequence ATGAAACAAAAAACATTTATTTATAGCCTCCTACTCCTGCTTGTTTCAGTACTTTCGTCGTGCAGCCAGTGGGAAGGAGAAACGGTAGAGTCGGCTTACAGAGAGCCACAGATACCAGATCCTTCCTATCAGTTCAAGCGTAATGGTAGTAGTAGTGTCGACTATCTCGAATGCAGTTTGCTACGTGATCCACTCGATTATATTTATAGTAGCTACCTCAGGCCAGCTAACATTATGTATGAGGGTACAATGACACGTGTCAAAGGGTATTTTAATAATGGTGAGTTTGGTTTAAAACCACAAGAAGAACTGGCTACTTCATCACTCCATAAGGCTAACAGAGAACGTATTTTGAATGATGTAGAGGAAATCTTCGAAGTAACAGGCAAACTTAGCGGACTTGGACAGTCCAGTCCTGGAACCTACCGAAATCATAAGGCAGTTATGGGGGAAGGCGGTTATGTAGGTATCCATATCGGTGATGTCAACATTGCTTTTGCCAACGAAAAAGGACTTGTTGTCGCTGAAATGTTCAATGGTATTATTTGGGGAGGAATCTATTTAGATAAGATTCTCAACGTACATCTCAACGACAGCCTTTACAAGGATTCACGTCTACGCACAGAACACGAGCGTACAGCCTTACTACCTGGTCGTAATTATACTGAATTGGAACACCATTGGGATCTTGCCTATGGCTATTATCAGTATTGGTTGCCTTATGTACAAGGGAGCGGACTACCACTGTTGCGGGAGAGCCGTATTAAACTTTACAATGCTTTTGCACGTGGTAGACTGGCTTTGACGGAGTATCGTTACGATGAGGTTCTACAACAATTGCAAGTGATAAGAGCAGAACTCTCAAAGGTAGCAGCCGTAAGAGCAATGAATTTACTGGTAAGCGATATTACAGTAGGCAACCTTGATGAAGATATCAATAATGCACTGGTATTCCTTTCACAGGCTTGTGGTGCCGTCTATGGCTTACAGTTCACAGTGCAAGAATCTGGTAAACCTCATCTGAGCTATGAGCAGGTGAAGGCATACATCAACGAACTAACCACTGGTAACGGACTTTGGGAAAAGCAGCGCCTCTTAGGAGACGAGACTATGACTGGTTCACTCAAGTATGTTGCTGCTCAGATTGGTAAGACCTATGGTTTGACACTCAACGATGTAAAACGTTCGTATTAA
- a CDS encoding DUF4302 domain-containing protein: protein MNYKKIFRYSFVLPLLVLAACSSNDDVFDKSPSQRSSESITSLKDELVNAPYGWRVIYFPKTDSLLFSNPSELIPHSGFRGRYGYGGDCFTMKFNADNTVEMRADYTAQSVSEVQKSEYLIGRNSYTQLSFITYNYLHQLVNDRFAGSSDFLYTGKNEDGELVFRTASYLQPAREYIVFTKLKNKEDMLQTAQKAYENRTYFEQMINPQLLIHRGGRTYFRSDLYIKRKVETNQALLKEIKEKKYYLFLFTQKKNPIPDYPAKEITGLGSGYTGTEQGITFRSGLRYDSKTMFFDFERVGNRFVAELVSVYDPLLRRSRLVSKHLHPEGEFTGLRAEIYDAPIE, encoded by the coding sequence ATGAATTATAAAAAGATATTCCGATACAGCTTCGTACTGCCCTTACTCGTTCTGGCAGCCTGCTCGTCTAATGATGATGTCTTTGATAAGTCACCATCACAGCGTAGCAGCGAAAGCATTACTTCCCTGAAAGATGAACTTGTGAACGCACCGTACGGCTGGAGAGTCATCTATTTTCCAAAGACCGACTCATTGCTATTTTCTAACCCCTCAGAACTTATACCTCACAGCGGTTTCAGAGGACGTTACGGCTATGGTGGCGACTGTTTTACGATGAAGTTTAATGCAGACAATACCGTAGAAATGCGTGCCGATTACACTGCTCAATCTGTATCAGAAGTGCAGAAAAGTGAGTATCTCATTGGTCGGAACAGCTATACTCAATTGAGCTTTATTACCTATAACTACCTACATCAGTTGGTTAACGACCGTTTTGCAGGTTCTTCAGACTTTCTTTATACAGGTAAGAATGAAGACGGCGAACTGGTTTTTCGCACAGCATCTTATCTGCAGCCAGCTCGTGAATATATCGTTTTTACAAAGCTGAAGAACAAAGAAGATATGCTTCAAACGGCACAAAAGGCATACGAGAATCGTACCTACTTCGAGCAGATGATTAATCCACAATTGCTCATTCATCGTGGTGGTCGTACCTATTTCCGTAGCGACCTCTATATTAAACGTAAGGTAGAAACCAATCAGGCACTGCTGAAGGAAATTAAAGAGAAGAAGTATTATCTTTTCCTCTTTACTCAGAAGAAGAACCCAATCCCTGACTATCCTGCAAAGGAAATCACAGGTCTCGGCTCTGGTTATACAGGAACAGAGCAAGGTATTACGTTCCGTTCAGGACTGCGTTATGACAGCAAGACGATGTTCTTCGACTTTGAGCGTGTTGGCAATCGCTTTGTGGCAGAACTGGTGTCGGTCTATGACCCTCTCCTACGTCGTAGCCGCCTTGTAAGTAAGCATCTGCACCCTGAAGGAGAGTTCACGGGTCTCCGTGCTGAAATTTATGATGCTCCCATAGAATAA
- a CDS encoding SusC/RagA family TonB-linked outer membrane protein, which translates to MYRLTKLNKVLTIVLSLFCVLTAAAQTADTVSGTVKDEQGEALIGAYVEAIETKVKTVTDVDGHFTIKASAGQTLRASYVGMIGKSVKITGSQKLDIVLKSDSRQIDEVVVTGYQNIRNRVYTGAATSVKMDDIKLEGIADVSRMLEGRVPGLSIQNISGTFGSAPRINIRGGASIIGNVQPLWVIDGAVYEDLVHLSLDQLASGDAVTLISSAVSGLNPADIQDIQVLKDASATSVYGARALNGVIVVTTKTGRRDTPLRVTYSTENTIRMKPRYSSFDLLNSQETMSLYQEMNDKGYFGISNSLYGRRSGIFYQLYKAVSTINPATGEYYLPNTPEARLNFLRQREYANTDWFNLLFTLNPVTNHAITLSGGGKNSATYASIGYYHDAGWTIADKVSRLTANLKNTYYINDKLTTTLSVQGNIRSQKAPGTMPQRKNSTIGVFERDFDINPFSYALGTSRTLSPYNEDGSLSFYRNNWAPFNIFNEYANNKMNIDVLDFKIQGEATYKINNNLALKTLLSTRHAHTSTKHEIHEGSNIIQAFRANENPYVAQQNIYLVHDKDNPQLQPKVGLPNGGIYNKTEATLKSFLARLALDFDKRIQEHDIKGFAFSEFRSAVRTTNPFQGYGIQYDRGNQIYTNPLIFNKLINEGSDYFNLHKRTDRGVTFSFNGTYGYAGKYVFNTVLNVEGSNTSGKGARALWLPTWNVGGKWNIDQENFMKENKTISRLALRVSYGLTAKMNEEAINANSIYKSGIVNRHSLDDRESKFNIRHLENRDLTWEKMYELNIGAELGLFENRISTTLDVYQRNTFDLIDLVRTSGVGGQYYKYANFGDMRTQGIELGIHTKNILTEDFKWTTSLTVSAMNQKITRLLNSPNAFDMVAGRGRGNIVNYPRGSLFSFNFQGLNNQGLPTFDFGRYPMNQSELSKIAGADFLDAQYAKTYLIYHGPIEPRVIGGLSNTLKYKNWELSFFLTVQAGNKIRLNPTFDPEFGDLNVFSKSYYNRWLNPGDEYKTDVPVLPSQELIAAVGKENIERAYNTYNFSQKQVADGSFVRMKNISLAYTVPENFLKKIRLHSMNLNLNLTNPFLLYSDKKLKGQDPEYYKSGGVSMPTPKQYTITLNVGF; encoded by the coding sequence ATGTACAGACTTACAAAATTAAATAAAGTACTGACAATAGTCTTGTCCCTCTTCTGTGTTCTTACAGCAGCAGCACAGACAGCTGATACGGTTTCGGGAACGGTAAAGGATGAACAGGGAGAAGCACTCATTGGTGCATACGTGGAGGCGATTGAAACGAAGGTAAAAACCGTAACAGACGTTGACGGTCACTTTACTATCAAGGCATCTGCTGGTCAAACGCTTCGCGCAAGCTATGTCGGAATGATTGGTAAAAGCGTAAAGATAACAGGTAGCCAAAAACTGGATATCGTCCTAAAAAGCGACAGCCGACAGATTGATGAGGTTGTCGTAACGGGTTATCAAAATATCCGCAACCGTGTTTATACAGGTGCAGCAACATCCGTTAAAATGGATGATATTAAACTTGAAGGTATAGCTGACGTTTCGCGTATGCTCGAAGGTCGCGTACCAGGTTTGTCCATCCAAAATATCTCTGGAACATTCGGTTCAGCTCCCCGCATCAACATCCGTGGTGGTGCCTCTATAATTGGTAACGTACAGCCATTATGGGTGATTGACGGTGCTGTGTATGAAGACCTTGTACACCTTAGCCTTGATCAGTTGGCTTCTGGAGATGCAGTAACGCTCATCAGTTCAGCTGTATCGGGGCTTAATCCCGCAGATATTCAAGACATACAAGTGCTCAAGGATGCTTCAGCTACCTCTGTTTATGGTGCCCGTGCGCTGAATGGTGTGATTGTTGTCACCACTAAGACTGGACGCAGAGATACACCATTGCGTGTGACTTACTCTACAGAGAATACGATACGAATGAAACCTCGTTACAGTAGCTTCGACTTACTTAACTCGCAAGAGACAATGTCACTATATCAGGAAATGAACGACAAGGGTTACTTCGGTATCAGCAATTCACTTTATGGTCGCCGAAGTGGAATCTTCTATCAGCTTTACAAGGCGGTGAGTACTATCAACCCTGCTACGGGTGAATACTATCTGCCAAACACACCTGAAGCAAGACTTAACTTCCTTCGCCAGCGTGAGTATGCCAATACTGACTGGTTCAACCTCTTATTCACATTGAATCCTGTCACCAATCATGCTATTACACTCTCTGGTGGTGGTAAGAACTCAGCTACCTATGCATCAATTGGTTACTATCACGATGCTGGGTGGACGATTGCCGATAAAGTAAGCCGACTAACAGCCAATTTGAAGAATACCTACTATATCAATGACAAGCTGACAACAACGCTCAGCGTACAGGGTAATATTCGTTCACAGAAGGCGCCAGGCACGATGCCACAGCGTAAGAACAGTACAATCGGTGTCTTTGAACGCGACTTTGACATCAACCCCTTCTCTTATGCTCTCGGCACAAGTCGCACACTTAGCCCCTACAATGAGGATGGAAGCCTGTCCTTTTATCGCAATAACTGGGCACCTTTCAACATCTTTAACGAGTATGCTAACAATAAGATGAACATTGATGTGCTTGATTTCAAGATACAGGGAGAAGCAACTTACAAAATCAACAACAACCTTGCTCTCAAGACCTTACTCTCAACTCGTCATGCTCATACCAGCACAAAACACGAGATACACGAGGGGTCAAACATCATTCAGGCATTCAGAGCCAACGAGAATCCTTATGTTGCACAGCAAAACATCTATCTGGTGCACGATAAGGACAATCCACAACTACAGCCTAAGGTAGGACTACCAAATGGTGGTATCTACAATAAGACTGAAGCTACGCTTAAGAGCTTCCTTGCACGTCTTGCCTTAGACTTCGACAAACGCATTCAGGAGCATGATATCAAAGGTTTTGCTTTCTCTGAGTTCCGCTCTGCTGTCCGCACGACTAACCCTTTCCAAGGTTATGGAATACAGTATGACCGTGGCAATCAGATATATACTAATCCTTTGATATTTAACAAACTAATCAATGAAGGAAGTGACTATTTCAACCTACATAAACGTACAGATCGTGGCGTAACATTCTCTTTCAACGGCACCTATGGCTATGCTGGTAAGTATGTATTCAATACTGTCCTCAATGTTGAAGGCTCCAACACTTCGGGTAAAGGTGCACGCGCATTGTGGTTACCAACCTGGAATGTGGGTGGAAAATGGAATATTGACCAGGAAAACTTTATGAAGGAAAACAAGACTATTTCTCGCCTTGCCCTGCGTGTCAGCTATGGACTTACCGCCAAAATGAACGAAGAGGCTATCAATGCCAACTCTATCTATAAGAGCGGTATTGTAAACCGTCATTCTTTAGACGACAGAGAGAGTAAATTCAATATTCGACATCTCGAAAACCGTGACTTGACTTGGGAGAAGATGTATGAATTGAATATTGGTGCGGAGTTAGGACTCTTTGAAAACCGCATTAGTACGACATTGGACGTCTACCAGCGTAACACTTTCGACCTCATTGACCTTGTACGTACATCAGGTGTAGGTGGACAATATTATAAGTATGCCAACTTCGGTGACATGCGTACACAAGGTATTGAGTTGGGTATTCATACAAAAAATATCCTTACTGAGGACTTCAAGTGGACTACCAGCCTTACTGTGAGCGCAATGAACCAAAAGATTACACGTCTTTTGAATAGTCCGAATGCCTTTGATATGGTGGCAGGAAGAGGTCGTGGCAATATCGTGAATTACCCACGTGGTTCCCTCTTCTCCTTTAATTTCCAAGGGCTCAACAATCAGGGACTGCCAACTTTCGACTTCGGACGTTATCCCATGAACCAAAGCGAGCTCTCAAAGATTGCGGGTGCCGACTTCCTTGATGCACAGTATGCTAAGACCTATCTTATTTACCATGGTCCGATAGAGCCTCGTGTCATCGGTGGTCTATCTAACACTCTGAAGTATAAGAACTGGGAACTTTCTTTCTTCCTCACAGTTCAAGCTGGTAATAAGATTCGACTGAATCCAACTTTTGATCCAGAGTTTGGTGATTTAAACGTCTTCTCTAAGTCATACTATAATCGTTGGCTCAACCCTGGTGATGAGTACAAAACAGATGTACCTGTGCTCCCATCTCAGGAACTCATTGCTGCAGTAGGTAAAGAGAATATAGAACGTGCCTACAATACCTATAACTTCTCACAGAAACAGGTAGCTGATGGTAGTTTTGTACGTATGAAGAATATCTCTTTGGCATATACCGTTCCAGAGAACTTCCTCAAAAAGATACGTCTCCACTCTATGAATCTGAACTTGAATCTGACAAATCCTTTCCTGCTCTATTCGGACAAGAAACTGAAAGGACAAGACCCAGAGTATTACAAGTCAGGTGGTGTATCAATGCCTACACCAAAGCAGTACACAATAACGTTGAACGTTGGTTTCTAA
- a CDS encoding uracil-xanthine permease family protein: protein MSNLQLSPARKTIVGVQFLFVAFGATVLVPLLVGLDPATALFTAGLGTFIFHLVTKGKVPIFLGSSFAFIAPIISASKQWGMPGTLAGIAGVALVYFVMSALIKWQGKKLLDKLFPPVVIGPVIILIGLSLSKAAVDMAKTNWLIAFISLGTAVTVLSMGRGLMKLVPVICGIAVGYLVAACMGIVDFSGVEAAPWFALPPALVHFQLPQFAWEPFLYMIPVAIAPVIEHVGDVYVVSAVAGKDFTKSPGLHRTMLGDGLACLAACIFGGPPVTTYSEVTGAMSITKVTNPQVIRISAATAIVFSVIGKLSALLQSIPPAVLGGIMLLLFGTIASVGVQNLVQHKVDLNRTRNIIIISVTLTMGIGGAVLQWGSFSISGIGLSAMVGVILNLILPPAKEKKSEDNS, encoded by the coding sequence ATGAGTAATTTACAACTATCGCCAGCACGAAAGACCATTGTGGGAGTGCAATTCCTCTTTGTAGCTTTCGGCGCTACTGTTCTCGTCCCTTTGCTCGTGGGACTTGACCCAGCAACAGCGTTATTCACAGCAGGTTTAGGAACATTTATCTTTCATTTGGTTACGAAAGGTAAGGTTCCTATTTTTTTAGGTTCTTCCTTTGCTTTCATTGCTCCTATAATTTCTGCTTCAAAACAGTGGGGTATGCCCGGAACATTGGCAGGAATAGCTGGTGTTGCACTTGTTTATTTCGTGATGTCAGCACTGATTAAATGGCAAGGAAAGAAGCTGTTAGACAAACTCTTCCCACCCGTTGTGATTGGTCCTGTCATCATTCTGATTGGTCTTTCTCTGTCAAAGGCAGCAGTAGATATGGCGAAGACAAACTGGCTTATAGCCTTTATCTCGTTGGGTACAGCTGTGACGGTTCTCTCTATGGGGCGTGGTTTGATGAAGTTAGTACCTGTTATCTGTGGTATCGCAGTAGGTTATCTTGTAGCAGCATGTATGGGGATTGTAGATTTCTCGGGAGTAGAGGCTGCTCCTTGGTTTGCTTTACCGCCTGCATTGGTGCATTTTCAGTTGCCACAATTTGCTTGGGAGCCTTTCCTTTATATGATTCCTGTGGCGATAGCTCCTGTGATTGAGCATGTGGGTGATGTCTATGTGGTAAGTGCTGTTGCGGGTAAAGACTTCACAAAGTCGCCTGGTTTGCATCGTACGATGTTAGGTGATGGTTTGGCTTGTTTGGCTGCCTGTATCTTTGGTGGTCCTCCTGTGACAACTTATAGTGAGGTGACAGGAGCAATGAGTATTACGAAAGTAACTAATCCTCAGGTAATCCGTATTTCGGCAGCGACTGCTATTGTCTTCTCAGTAATTGGAAAGTTGAGTGCTCTTTTACAGAGTATTCCTCCTGCTGTCTTGGGTGGTATTATGTTATTGCTTTTCGGTACAATCGCATCCGTAGGTGTTCAGAACCTTGTTCAGCATAAGGTTGACCTCAACCGTACACGTAATATCATTATTATCTCTGTTACGTTGACAATGGGTATCGGTGGTGCTGTGTTGCAGTGGGGTAGCTTCTCTATTAGTGGTATTGGACTTTCAGCTATGGTGGGCGTTATCTTAAACCTTATATTGCCACCAGCAAAGGAGAAAAAAAGCGAAGATAATTCATAA